A single region of the Lotus japonicus ecotype B-129 chromosome 4, LjGifu_v1.2 genome encodes:
- the LOC130712344 gene encoding uncharacterized protein LOC130712344, translating into MTPYEALYGPRCRTPLCWHQDGENLVIGPELVQQTTEEVKRIQEKMRISQSHQKSYADNRRKELEFQTGYHVFLRLRKYMADDSHVLEPDDIQLKDYLTMVMPPIKIINRSTKRLRNKEVSLVKVVWN; encoded by the exons ATgacaccttacgaagctttgtatggtccgaggtgtcgtacgcctttGTGTTGGCATCAAGACGGTGAGAATCTGGTTATCGGACCTGAGTTGGTTCAACAGACTACGGAAGAAGTGAAGCGAATCCAGGAAAAGATGAGGATCTCGCAGAGTCATCAGAAAAGTTATGCTGACAACAGGAGAAAAGAGCTGGAATTTCAAACTGGAtatcatgtcttcttgcgg ttgcggaagtacatggctgaTGACTCTCATGTTCTTGAACCCGACGACATTCAGCTAAAGGATTATCTGACGATGgtgatgccacccatcaagatcatCAACAGGAGCACGAAGCGCttgagaaacaaggaggtgtccttggtgaaggtcgtgtggaatTAA
- the LOC130712345 gene encoding uncharacterized protein LOC130712345, which yields MRTDFNRHGPPRFEGEVEPEKADLCIQEMEKIFETLRTPDAEKVNLVAFMLKGDAEYWWRSAKQLMTDNNEAITWESFKRAFMDKYFPETAREEMENQFLRLRQGTMTVGEYAAKLEALSKHFRFSQVQVDEAYLCNRFLRGLKNEIEKVVRPLGIRVYKQVVEKAREVEAMENRQRGRPDNGGSVRSGQSQPERYSGHKSAGRFDRGHIERDCPNAAKGELVLNTARGRRPSAPGQVFAISGEQAAVTDDLIQVSIDLRGSEVNLVCLGLKELDVILGMDWLTQYHVLLDCANKVVVFPDSGVTDYLNSYTLGKSSPAFVNSIVAEAKNDNDVLNIMVVQDFVDVFPDDVPGLPPVRETEFSIDIMPGTGPISMAPYRMAPAELTELAKQLDDLSSKGFIRPSVSPWGAPLLLVKKKDGGPGCA from the exons ATGAGAACTGATTTCAATCGTCACGGACCACCTAGGTTCGAAGGCGAGGTTGAACCGGAGAAGGCCGATCTGTGTATCCAAGAGATGGAAAAGATCTTTGAGACCCTCCGTACCCCAGATGCTGAAAAAGTGAATCTTGTCGCCTTTATGTTGAAGGGCGACGCAGAGTATTGGTGGAGGAGCGCTAAGCAGCTGATGACTGATAACAATGAGGCCATCACCTGGGAGTCTTTCAAGCGAGCCTTCATGGACAAGTATTTTCCGGAGACCGCCAGAGAGGAAATGGAGAACCAGTTCCTTAGGCTGAGACAGGGGACAATGACTGTAGGGGAATATGCTGCCAAACTGGAGGCTCTATCCAAGCACTTCCGTTTCTCTCAAGTGCAGGTGGATGAGGCTTACCTTTGTAACCGATTCTTGCGGGGTCTAAAGAATGAGATTGAGAAAGTTGTTAGGCCTCTGGGAATCAGGGTTTATAAACAGGTGGTTGAGAAAGCCCGAGAAGTGGAAGCAATGGAGAACAGACAAAGAGGCCGCCCTGATAATGGAGGATCAGTTCGCTCAGGGCAGAGTCAACCAGAAAGGTACAGTGGACATAAATCAGCTGGAAGGTTTGATAGAG GCCACATTGAGAGAGATTGCCCCAATGCTGCAAAGGGTGAGCTAGTGCTGAACACAGCTAGAGGAAGGCGACCTTCTGCTCCAGGTCAGGTGTTTGCAATTTCTGGCGAACAAGCTGCTGTAACTGATGATCTTATCCAGG TGTCCATTGATCTACGAGGATCGGAAGTGAACCTCGTCTGCTTAGGGCTCAAGGAGCTCGATGTGAttctagggatggattggttgaCACAGTATCACGTCCTCTTGGACTGTGCTAACAAGGTCGTTGTCTTCCCAGATTCAGGCGTCACGGATTACTTGAATTCATACACCTTGGGAAAGAGTTCACCAGCATTTGTGAATTCTATCGTAGCTGAGGCGAAGAACGACAACGACGTACTCAACATTATGGTGGTGCAAGACTTTGTGGATGTATTTCCAGATGATGTGCCCGGATTACCGCCAGTAAGAGAAacagagttctctattgataTTATGCCCGGCACGGGACCCATATCAATGGCGccttatcggatggcaccagcaGAGTTGACGGAGTTAGCAAAGCAGTTGGATGATCTCTCTTCcaagggatttatccgacctAGTGTGTCGCCATGGGGAGCACCTCTgctgttggtgaagaagaaggatggaggTCCAGGTTGTGCGtag
- the LOC130710827 gene encoding PI-PLC X domain-containing protein At5g67130-like, whose protein sequence is MCSQCRAASPAQIVLLLLPLIISSIFFTSSTACSNGNCQVSEACLTATDCGQGLYCGNCPALGLNRPICTRGQPSLPTSIVNGLPFNKYSWIVTHNSFSIVDSPPYPGVQRLTFYNQEDAVANQLRNGVRGLMLDMYDFQNDIWLCHSFKGECFNFTAFQPAINTLKEVEAFLTGNPTEIVTIIIEDYVHTPKGLTNLFKSAGLDKYWFPVSKMPKKGDDWPTVTEMVQANHRLVVFTSDASKEAEEGIAYQWKHMVENESGDPGVRRGSCPHRKESKALNSRSASLFLMNYFPTYPVQADSCKEHSAPLAEMVNTCYKAAGNVLPNFIAVNFYMRSDGGGVFDIVDKMNGQELCGCSTITACQAGASFGTCKNISLPSTSPVSNTGASVTGSVQFSSSASPVCFPNCFLFYIILIAALLQL, encoded by the exons ATGTGCTCGCAATGCAGAGCAGCATCACCTGCACAAATcgttcttctccttctcccacTCATCATCTCTTCCATCTTCTTCACCTCCTCCACCGCATGCTCTAACGGCAATTGCCAG GTTTCGGAAGCATGTTTAACCGCTACGGATTGTGGGCAAGGTCTCTACTGCGGTAATTGTCCTGCTTTGGGCTTGAACCGACCCATCTGCACCAGAGGCCAACCCTCGCTTCCCACATCCATA GTCAATGGGTTGCCCTTCAACAAGTACTCATGGATAGTCACCCACAATTCGTTCAGCATCGTGGATTCGCCGCCTTACCCGGGTGTTCAGAGATTGACATTTTACAATCAAGAAGATGCTGTGGCTAACCAGTTGAGG AATGGAGTGAGGGGGCTGATGTTGGATATGTACGACTTCCAGAATGATATTTGGCTCTGTCATTCATTTAAAGGGGAATGCTTCAACTTCACTGCCTTT CAACCTGCTATAAATACTTTGAAAGAAGTGGAAGCATTCTTGACGGGAAATCCAACTGAGATTGTCACCATCATAATTGAAGACTATGTGCATACTCCAAAGGGGTTGACTAATCTGTTCAAAAGTGCTGGACTGGATAAGTATTGGTTTCCAGTGTCCAAGATGCCTAAAAAGGGTGACGACTGGCCCACTGTAACAGAGATGGTTCAAGCGAATCATCGGCTTGTTGTTTTCACTTCGGATGCCTCAAAGGAAGCTGAAGAAGGAATAGCTTATCAGTGGAAGCACATGGTTGAAAATGAGT CTGGAGATCCTGGAGTTCGGCGAGGTTCTTGCCCGCATaggaaagaatcaaaggcattgaaTTCTAGAAGTGCGTCGCTTTTCTTAATGAATTACTTTCCAACATATCCAGTTCAAGCTGATTCGTGCAAAGAGCATTCCGCTccacttgctgagatggtgaaTACATGCTACAAAGCTGCAGGGAATGTGTTGCCCAACTTCATAGCTGTTAACTTTTACATG AGGAGTGATGGAGGTGGTGTTTTTGATATTGTGGATAAAATGAATGGCCAAGAATTGTGTGGGTGTAGTACAATCACAGCCTGCCAG GCAGGTGCTTCGTTCGGAACTTGTAAGAATATTTCTCTACCTAGTACAAGTCCAGTGAGTAACACTGGTGCAAGCGTTACTGGTTCTGTTCAGTTCTCTAGCTCAGCTTCTCCTGTCTGTTTTCCAAATTGCTTCTTGTTTTACATCATACTTATCGCAGCCTTGTTGCAACTATGA
- the LOC130710828 gene encoding caffeoyl-CoA O-methyltransferase 5-like, with protein sequence MAANNGEEQQQNQLIGHQDLAHKSLLQSDALYQYILETSVFPREHESLKELREMTEKHPRNLMATPPDEGQLLRMLIKLINAKNTMEIGVYTGYSLLSTALALPEDGKILALDVNREYYELGLPIIEKAGVAHKIDFREGPALPLLDELLEDENNKGTFDFIFVDADKDNYINYHKRVIELVKVGGLIGFDNTLWFGSMVAAPDAPMMDFVKHYRGYVIELNKYLAHDSRIEICQLPVGDGITLCRRII encoded by the exons ATGGCTGCCAATAACGGAGAGGAACAACAGCAAAATCAACTCATCGGCCACCAAGATCTAGCTCATAAGAGTCTCCTTCAGAGTGATGCACTCTATCAG TATATACTTGAAACCAGTGTGTTTCCCAGAGAGCATGAAAGCTTGAAGGAGCTTCGTGAGATGACAGAAAAACACCCTCG GAACCTGATGGCTACACCACCTGATGAAGGACAACTATTGAGGATGTTGATTAAACTCATCAATGCCAAGAACACCATGGAAATTGGTGTCTACACTGGTTACTCTCTGCTTTCCACTGCTCTTGCTCTTCCTGAAGATGGAAAG aTCTTGGCTTTGGATGTGAACCGTGAATACTATGAATTGGGATTACCCATAATTGAGAAAGCTGGAGTTGCTCACAAGATTGATTTCAGAGAAGGACCAGCTCTTCCTCTTCTTGATGAACTGCTAGAGGAT GAAAATAATAAGGGAACATTTGATTTCATTTTTGTGGATGCTGATAAGGATAACTACATAAACTATCACAAGAGGGTGATTGAGCTTGTGAAGGTTGGGGGTCTAATTGGGTTCGATAACACCTTGTGGTTTGGGTCTATGGTGGCTGCACCAGACGCACCTATGATGGATTTTGTGAAGCACTATCGTGGTTATGTGATTGAGCTCAACAAATATTTAGCTCATGATTCAAGGATTGAGATTTGCCAGCTCCCCGTTGGTGATGGGATTACCCTGTGCCGCCGCATCATTTGA